In a single window of the Ignavibacteria bacterium genome:
- a CDS encoding NUDIX domain-containing protein, which translates to MPQIVTNYIELHICRKTDEGDKFLLLKRSENAKIYPGIWQMITGTIESHEHTKDTLLRELEEETGLKPAKIYSIPRINTFYLAISDKICMSPVFLTIVEDEKVTISDEHSEYKWASYELAKDLIHWPNQVDSLDMIKRYLDDRDLFTKLVEV; encoded by the coding sequence TTGCCGCAGATAGTAACCAATTACATAGAGCTTCATATATGCAGGAAGACTGACGAGGGAGATAAATTCCTGCTGCTAAAGCGTTCAGAGAACGCCAAAATTTACCCCGGTATATGGCAGATGATAACCGGGACAATTGAATCACACGAACACACAAAAGATACATTGCTGCGCGAGCTTGAAGAGGAGACAGGCTTAAAACCTGCTAAGATATACAGCATTCCCAGGATAAACACATTTTATCTTGCGATTTCTGATAAAATATGCATGTCACCTGTTTTTTTAACTATTGTGGAGGACGAAAAAGTAACGATTAGCGATGAGCACTCAGAATATAAATGGGCATCGTATGAGCTGGCAAAAGATCTTATCCACTGGCCGAACCAGGTCGATAGCCTTGATATGATCAAGCGATACCTTGATGACAGGGATCTGTTTACGAAGCTTGTGGAGGTTTGA
- a CDS encoding transposase — protein MTLFNNKYRVESTRLKGWDYTSSGLYFITINTYKMKIFFGNVLNGEMILNEAGKIVDEEWKKTCELRNNVILDEYQVMPNHFHGIIALTKKSSHSKPETPQRGVSTEAKMYADSVGSIINQFKGKCTKRILQFNENFKWKSRFHDRIIRNEEELENVRKYIYYNPLQWKNDEYYTN, from the coding sequence ATGACATTATTTAACAACAAATACAGGGTTGAAAGCACGAGATTAAAAGGGTGGGATTATACGAGTTCTGGTTTGTATTTCATTACGATCAATACTTATAAAATGAAAATATTTTTTGGCAATGTGTTAAACGGGGAAATGATATTAAACGAAGCGGGCAAAATTGTCGATGAAGAATGGAAAAAAACATGTGAATTAAGAAATAATGTGATCCTTGATGAATACCAGGTAATGCCCAATCACTTTCATGGAATAATTGCACTTACAAAGAAAAGCAGTCACTCAAAACCGGAGACGCCCCAGCGGGGCGTCTCTACAGAAGCTAAGATGTATGCTGATTCGGTTGGTTCCATAATTAACCAGTTTAAAGGCAAGTGCACAAAAAGGATTCTCCAATTTAATGAAAATTTTAAATGGAAAAGTAGATTTCATGATAGAATAATCAGGAATGAAGAAGAATTAGAGAATGTGAGGAAATATATTTATTATAATCCTTTGCAATGGAAAAATGATGAGTATTATACTAATTAA
- the ribD gene encoding bifunctional diaminohydroxyphosphoribosylaminopyrimidine deaminase/5-amino-6-(5-phosphoribosylamino)uracil reductase RibD has product MSNDEQYIKRCFELALKGAGAVSPNPMVGCVIVKNGKVAAEGYHKKFGEAHAERNAVNSALRKGIDLKGAELYVNLEPCAHFGKTPPCCDLIIEHKFSKVVIAMKDPYHEVMGRSVKKLKRAGIEVITGVLEPEAIELNKFFVKYVTTGLPYVTLKAAQTIDGKIADEKYRSKWISSTESRKIVHRLRSVYDAVLVGANTIRYDNPKLNVRDVNGRDPYRIILDKELSLGLNYDVFRYKDSRTILISAMESDIKKIRSLQKKGVMVLPCRTRDGKFDLKDVLKKLAAINIASILVEGGAYVYNEFLKADLTDELLIFIAPDIMGRGITAFENKQAFREYKNISYYSSGRDILVNLKK; this is encoded by the coding sequence TTGAGTAACGACGAACAATATATAAAACGATGTTTTGAGCTGGCGCTGAAGGGTGCGGGGGCTGTTTCGCCTAATCCGATGGTGGGATGTGTTATTGTTAAGAACGGAAAAGTGGCAGCCGAAGGATACCACAAAAAATTCGGCGAAGCGCATGCTGAAAGAAACGCGGTAAACTCAGCTTTAAGAAAAGGGATAGACCTAAAAGGGGCAGAGCTGTATGTAAACCTGGAGCCATGCGCGCATTTTGGCAAGACTCCCCCCTGCTGTGACCTAATAATTGAGCATAAGTTCAGCAAGGTTGTTATCGCAATGAAGGATCCCTACCACGAAGTAATGGGCAGAAGCGTTAAGAAGCTTAAACGGGCAGGCATTGAGGTGATAACGGGCGTCTTGGAGCCGGAGGCAATTGAGCTTAATAAATTTTTTGTTAAATATGTGACAACCGGCCTGCCTTATGTTACTTTAAAGGCGGCGCAAACAATCGACGGAAAGATTGCGGATGAAAAGTACCGCTCGAAATGGATATCATCAACAGAATCCAGAAAGATAGTACACCGGCTGCGCTCAGTTTATGATGCGGTGCTGGTTGGTGCAAATACTATAAGGTATGATAACCCTAAGCTTAATGTAAGGGATGTTAACGGAAGGGACCCCTACAGGATAATTCTTGATAAAGAGCTTTCACTTGGTTTGAATTACGATGTATTCAGATATAAAGACAGCAGAACGATATTAATTTCAGCAATGGAATCTGACATTAAAAAGATAAGATCACTGCAGAAAAAAGGAGTTATGGTATTGCCTTGCAGAACCAGGGACGGGAAATTTGACCTGAAGGATGTTTTGAAAAAGCTGGCAGCAATTAATATAGCAAGTATATTGGTTGAAGGCGGCGCGTATGTTTACAATGAGTTCTTAAAAGCGGATCTGACAGATGAGCTGCTGATATTTATTGCGCCTGATATAATGGGCAGAGGTATTACAGCATTTGAAAATAAGCAGGCATTCAGGGAATATAAAAATATAAGTTATTATTCATCAGGCAGGGATATTTTGGTGAATTTGAAAAAGTGA
- a CDS encoding riboflavin synthase — MFTGIVEEKGKVVKKTKINEGFKFRVRSKLVGKKLAKSDSVSINGVCHTVTTRSKTEFDFVSMHETLKKTNIGELNTGDEVNLEGSLTMNKKLGGHFVAGHVDDTGIITEVKQIKAVKKEDSDNWEYRIKIHKRHAKYVIYVGSIAVDGVSLTVAEVTKPKGNYFDIKVAIIPYTYNNTSFGKYKAGDRVNLEFDFLGKYVLNLLEQNPKIKKLVK, encoded by the coding sequence ATGTTCACAGGAATAGTAGAAGAAAAAGGTAAAGTCGTTAAGAAGACAAAAATTAACGAGGGATTTAAATTCAGGGTCAGATCCAAGCTGGTGGGAAAGAAGCTGGCAAAATCTGACAGCGTCAGTATCAACGGAGTGTGCCATACAGTGACAACCAGAAGCAAAACCGAGTTTGATTTTGTAAGCATGCATGAAACACTGAAGAAAACAAATATTGGCGAGCTCAACACGGGTGACGAAGTGAACCTTGAAGGCTCTCTTACCATGAATAAAAAGCTTGGCGGACATTTTGTTGCGGGTCACGTTGATGACACCGGGATCATTACAGAAGTTAAGCAGATAAAGGCGGTAAAGAAGGAAGATTCAGATAACTGGGAATACAGGATAAAAATACATAAGCGCCATGCGAAGTATGTGATATATGTGGGTTCGATTGCGGTTGACGGAGTGAGTCTTACAGTTGCCGAAGTTACCAAGCCTAAAGGCAATTATTTCGATATAAAGGTGGCTATTATTCCATACACCTACAATAATACATCTTTTGGTAAATATAAGGCTGGTGACAGGGTTAATCTGGAGTTTGATTTTTTAGGAAAGTATGTACTGAATCTGCTGGAGCAGAATCCGAAGATAAAGAAGCTGGTGAAGTAG
- a CDS encoding DUF1801 domain-containing protein gives MSKSKRPIHPDFQALLDLKVPEVIDLFCDARDFILELCPQSNELLYHTHALTAVFSVTDKLADAFCMLPIYTNHLNLGFNKGTLLKDPNKLLTGTGNLIRHINIKTPSDYRNTKVKSLIKEAINFALKDMDKPAKIAGKTISKIKKNDK, from the coding sequence TTGTCTAAATCTAAAAGACCAATACATCCGGATTTTCAAGCATTACTGGATTTAAAAGTTCCTGAAGTTATCGATCTGTTTTGTGATGCAAGAGATTTTATTCTGGAACTATGCCCCCAAAGCAATGAATTGCTTTACCATACTCATGCGTTAACAGCAGTGTTTTCAGTTACTGATAAGCTTGCAGATGCTTTTTGCATGCTGCCTATCTACACTAATCATTTGAATCTTGGTTTCAATAAAGGCACTTTATTAAAAGATCCAAACAAATTGCTTACCGGTACAGGGAATTTAATAAGACATATTAATATAAAAACACCTTCTGACTACAGGAATACGAAAGTGAAATCGTTGATTAAAGAAGCAATTAATTTTGCTTTAAAAGATATGGATAAACCGGCTAAGATCGCAGGTAAGACTATTTCTAAAATTAAGAAAAATGACAAGTGA